In Halanaerobiales bacterium, the following are encoded in one genomic region:
- a CDS encoding S8/S53 family peptidase, producing MIIKKYLLISAILLVFSLLIFYYPVEIAKEDNPVIFVIDSEIDQSFLEKPIARLKADSSHGNKVVATIRSQTQIDIIPLSAENFLGAIDEDNYISALEKIKKYSNDNPNKKILINISLGFSDKDFQEKAISELNKENIIIVAAAGNNNSEQKLYPAGFENVLAVAALEKNRKMPGSNYGHYIDISASGIIRLNETLYLPSINLIQTTKITGTSFAAPQVTGLLGQMLAYDKNLSPKNALQIIRDTASNINDPLYNKSKLGSGKISKYKALSKASKIYFWGQALVFMSALTFFTLLFLYLWEKVSFGAILVFGLGLMTLLILQPVIFALFRYLGTRKIILIFTIITILYYLFKKTVSYFIKKIKNIKAILFLSYFLNQDMKLKALKKIVYLINKNDNLKEDVINKLNNTLSPVRAKYYLRILLRINNPPIFIIIDKGNYYNLKGNFIAEEMNSVKRNSKEKSIITGELVYYLFSDNYQKARMAADIARNYTNPLILYPLKNILKKRNVLINKEKILHFILEIVESFGTKAADFSGILKIMIVNSESQWLRYYSLKAYLAVGREDDDYDQFIAYIKEREEEPVILAFEQLE from the coding sequence ATGATTATCAAAAAATATTTATTAATATCTGCTATTTTATTGGTTTTTTCCTTATTGATTTTTTATTATCCAGTAGAAATAGCTAAAGAAGATAACCCGGTTATTTTTGTGATAGATAGTGAAATAGATCAATCATTTTTAGAAAAGCCAATTGCCAGACTTAAAGCTGATAGTTCTCATGGTAATAAAGTAGTAGCTACTATTCGTTCTCAAACTCAGATTGATATCATCCCTTTATCTGCGGAAAATTTTTTAGGAGCAATAGATGAAGATAATTATATTTCTGCTCTGGAAAAAATAAAAAAATATAGTAATGATAATCCTAATAAAAAGATTCTAATTAATATTAGTCTTGGATTTTCAGATAAAGATTTTCAGGAAAAGGCGATTTCAGAACTTAATAAAGAAAATATAATTATAGTAGCGGCAGCAGGTAATAATAATAGTGAGCAAAAATTATACCCTGCTGGTTTTGAAAATGTTTTAGCAGTAGCTGCACTTGAAAAAAACAGGAAGATGCCTGGGTCTAATTATGGCCATTATATTGATATTTCAGCTTCTGGAATTATTAGATTAAATGAGACTTTGTATTTACCTTCTATCAATTTGATTCAAACAACTAAAATTACCGGTACTTCATTTGCAGCTCCTCAGGTTACAGGGCTTTTAGGGCAAATGTTAGCCTATGATAAGAATTTAAGCCCTAAAAACGCTTTGCAAATTATAAGGGATACTGCTTCTAATATTAATGATCCTCTTTATAATAAAAGTAAATTAGGTTCAGGTAAGATTTCTAAATATAAAGCCTTAAGTAAGGCAAGTAAAATATATTTTTGGGGTCAGGCTCTGGTATTTATGTCTGCTTTAACTTTTTTTACCCTCTTATTTCTTTATCTCTGGGAAAAAGTTTCTTTTGGTGCTATTTTAGTTTTTGGCTTAGGATTAATGACTTTATTGATCTTACAACCGGTGATTTTTGCTTTATTTAGATATTTGGGTACTAGAAAAATTATTCTTATTTTTACGATTATAACTATTTTATATTATTTATTTAAAAAGACAGTATCTTATTTTATTAAAAAAATAAAAAATATTAAAGCCATATTATTTTTAAGTTATTTCTTGAATCAAGATATGAAACTTAAAGCTTTAAAAAAGATAGTATATTTAATTAATAAAAATGATAATTTAAAAGAAGATGTTATCAATAAATTGAATAATACTCTATCTCCTGTTAGAGCTAAATATTATCTTCGTATTTTGCTGAGAATAAATAATCCACCAATTTTTATTATTATTGATAAAGGAAATTATTATAATTTGAAAGGAAATTTTATAGCTGAAGAGATGAATTCAGTTAAAAGAAATAGTAAAGAAAAGAGTATAATTACAGGTGAATTAGTATATTATCTTTTTTCTGATAATTATCAAAAAGCAAGAATGGCAGCTGATATTGCCAGAAATTATACTAATCCATTAATTTTATACCCATTAAAAAATATTTTAAAAAAGAGAAATGTATTGATAAATAAAGAGAAGATTTTACACTTTATTTTAGAAATAGTAGAGAGTTTTGGAACTAAGGCAGCTGATTTTTCTGGTATTTTAAAGATAATGATTGTAAATAGTGAAAGTCAGTGGCTTAGATATTATTCCCTAAAGGCTTATTTAGCTGTTGG